A genomic stretch from Gallus gallus isolate bGalGal1 chromosome 13, bGalGal1.mat.broiler.GRCg7b, whole genome shotgun sequence includes:
- the UQCRQ gene encoding cytochrome b-c1 complex subunit 8, producing MGIHFGNLARVRHIITYSLSPFEQRAIPNIFSDALPNVWRRFSSQVFKVAPPFLGAYLLYSWGTQEFERLKRKNPADYENDQ from the exons ATGGGCATCCACTTCGGGAACCTGGCCCGGGTGCGCCACATCATCACCTACAGCCTGTCGCCTTTCGAGCAGCGGGCCATACCCAACATCTTCTCGGACGCTCTGCCCAACGTGTGGCGGCGGTTCAGCTCGCAGGTCTTCAAGGTTGCACCCC ccttcctgggcgCCTACCTCCTCTACTCCTGGGGCACTCAAGAGTTTGAGAGGCTGAAGAGGAAGAACCCCGCTGACTATGAGAACGACCAGTGA
- the GDF9 gene encoding growth/differentiation factor 9 precursor yields MGGTWRICVCFYCCLHWLSSSIQCSPRSRDRTAPDKVSGLLGAPELSELHPLLRLPKGVSRGYALLPPLLEVLSDQGRQSWESGTPRLQPDSRALRYMKRLYKMYATKEGIPKAHKSHLYNTVRLFTPCSECQHRHRDPITGDFHSVDLLFNLDRVTALEHLLKSVLLYSFDTSVPTSSFTCTCHLSVKEHDFSSQVCPSVSHSVAFSLHFEVRKRKWVEIDVTSFLRPLIATNRRNIHMAVNFTCLTGNPQHNTKQDNLINVALVPPSLLLYLNDTSEQAYHRWNSLRHRRKSPVRPKQRSSLFADVTGDEGRQNTQGKRASRHRREENLKEAPATAPQNLSEYFKQFLFPQNECELHSFRLSFSQLKWDKWIIAPHRYSPQYCKGDCPRVVGHRYGSPVHTMVQNIIYEKLDSSVPRPSCVPAEYSPLSVLTIEPDGSIVYKEYEDMIATKCTCR; encoded by the exons ATGGGGGGTACGTGGAGGATCTGTGTTTGTTTCTATTGCTGCCTTCACTGGCTTTCTTCCAGCATCCAGTGCTCCCCCCGCTCCAGGGATCGCACAGCACCTGACAAGGTCTCCGGGCTCCTGGGAGCTCCTGAGCTCAGCGAGCTCCACCCGCTGCTGCGGCTGCCCAAGGGCGTGAGCCGAGGCTATGCGCTCCTGCCCCCCCTGCTCGAAGTGCTGTCTGACCAGGGACGTCAGAGCTGGGAAAGCGGGACCCCCAGGCTCCAGCCGGACTCCCGAGCCCTGAGGTACATGAAGAGGCTGTATAAGATGTACGCCACCAAGGAGGGAATCCCAAAGGCCCATAAGAGCCACCTCTATAACACTGTTCGACTTTTCACCCCGTGTTCTGAGTGCCAGCACCGCCACAGGGACCCGATTACAG gaGACTTTCACTCGGTGGATTTGCTCTTCAACCTGGATCGTGTTACTGCTCTCGAGCACTTACTCAAGTCTGTCTTGCTCTACTCGTTTGACACCTCAGTTCCCACTTCTTCCTTTACGTGCACGTGCCATTTGTCTGTGAAGGAGCATGATTTTTCTAGCCAAGTATGTCCCAGCGTTTCACACTCCGTAGCTTTTAGCCTGCACTTTGAAGTTAGAAAGCGCAAGTGGGTTGAGATTGATGTGACTTCTTTTCTGCGGCCTCTCATTGCTACTAACAGGAGGAATATTCATATGGCTGTGAACTTCACTTGTCTGACGGGTAACCCGCAACATAACACTAAACAGGATAATCTCATTAATGTGGCTCTGGTCCccccttctcttcttctttaCCTAAATGATACCAGCGAGCAAGCTTATCACAGGTGGAACTCACTTagacacagaaggaaaagcccGGTGCGGCCCAAGCAAAGGAGCAGTCTGTTTGCTGATGTGACAGGTGATGAAGGAAGACAGAACACGCAGGGTAAAAGGGCATCTCGGCATCGAAGAGAAGAGAATCTGAAGGAAGCTCCAGCGACTGCGCCTCAAAACTTGAGTGAATATTTCAAACAATTCCTGTTTCCTCAAAACGAGTGTGAGCTCCACAGCTTCCGTTTAAGTTTTAGCCAATTAAAATGGGACAAATGGATAATAGCCCCGCATCGATACAGCCCTCAGTACTGCAAGGGTGACTGTCCGAGGGTAGTCGGGCACCGTTATGGCTCTCCTGTACATACAATGGTGCAGAACATAATATACGAGAAGCTGGACTCCTCTGTGCCCAGGCCCTCCTGTGTTCCTGCCGAATACAGCCCTCTGAGTGTCCTGACAATAGAGCCTGATGGCTCCATAGTCTACAAAGAATATGAGGACATGATAGCTACTAAGTGCACTTGTCGGTAG
- the LEAP2 gene encoding liver-expressed antimicrobial peptide 2 precursor — MHCLKIMAFLLFFSLLLSQVYCASLHQPQPLLRLKRMTPFWRGVSLRPVGASCRDNSECITMLCRKNRCFLRTASE; from the exons ATGCACTGTTTGAAAATTATGGCATTCCTTTTATTCTTCTcgctgctgctcagccag GTGTACTGTGCTTCCCTGCACCAACCACAGCCCCTTCTGAGACTGAAGCGGATGACGCCTTTCTGGAGAGGAGTCTCACTGAGACCTGTTGGAGCCTCATGTAGGGATAACAGTGAATGCATCACAATGCTATGCAG GAAGAACCGCTGCTTCCTTAGAACGGCCTCCGAGTGA